The genome window TATTTTCGGATAATAATGCCCTAAAATATCTTTCCATAGAAAACCTGTTTTTGCCATCGATTGAGCGCCATACTGACAAAGACCGACACCATGCCCCCAGCCATTTCCTGAAAAATGTATGCTACCACCATTATTTTGTGTCGAAAAAGCGGTGCTGTACAAACGATTTGGACCGATTAACAAACGAAAAGTATTCGCATTCATTTTTTTACTTCCATTTGCAGAAACAATTTCAATCTGAGAGCCGTGTTTTCCTACTCCATGATTCACTGCTCTTATTGTACGAATATTTTCAACAGTAATATTTCCTTCTCGCAATTTTTTTTCGATAACGGATTTACTCAGGTCCACCTTCCAATCGTAATATTTAGAGTTATTGCAATAATTGCATGCTACTCCACTCAGAGGTGGCGTGCTATCCTCCTCAAAAACACGCCTTACGTCTTCTGTATGCCCCCCGCAGGTGCTATGAAAGTAGGCAGGGAAAATATGCCAATTATATGTCATGACTACCCCCTTTGTTTCCTGAGCTATCCTATGGGTCTTTGGGGTTTCACCTAACGTACCACGATATGCAAGTTCTGGCATATCCAAATGGTACGTTTCGTCACGCCTGATTTTTTTCTTGTACATTACATAGGTTCTTATCGCCACTGCTTGGGCAGACAAAGCTTCTTCATCCCAGGATTGGGGCATTTCCCGGCCAAGAACACCGGCAACGAACCTTTCGATATCTACTTCTTCAATAATTGAAAACATATTATTAAATTGCCGCAGTATGCTGATTTTCCCATGATAGCGAACATCGTTTACTTCAATTTCCCCTTGCTGCAAACTGGTAATTCGCAATTCACTGTTATCATAATGCTTATTGCCGATAGTGATGTTACCTCCTACAACAGAGACCACCGATTTCTGCAATCTTTGTCCCTCTTCAATAACATTCGTTAAACTGCCGGTAATCTGGTAATTTCCATTGACAGTTATGTGTACTTTCTCGACAGTATTAACGACACGCACACGTACCGTGGGCGTTTCTTCCAAAAGGGGGCCATAATCCTGAACCCCATCTCTCAACGTGTGACTTCCTCTCTGGCACGAAACGGGATTTACCGAAGAAAGTATTGGAAAGATTACGGAGACCATTAAAAACAAAACCCTAAACATATCATATCGTATTGTTAGCACATTTAAGAGCCATAATTAAACAAAATAGGCCTTTTTCAATGTGCCTTGCATGGACAGAAAATAAACTGCTTGCGATTATCCAAAACAATTGCATTTCTGCAATTGACCTTTGGAATGTAAGCTTTTACGATGATTTCTATCTTTTTTATAATCACAGGTATTGCCTTTATACAATTCTCGAGTAGTATTTTCGTACCTTTCGTATTCACTGAAAATACATCCGCAATAACCCTGACGATAAATCATTTTTTTCTTTGCTAATTCACGGCTGCAGTCGGATAAATGACGATAATCACGATAGGCAAAATGAATGCCGTATTGTTCTGATAAATTTTCCGAAATCACCTTCAATTGATCATGGTTCTGGTAGAGGCTAAACAACATTGTAGAGGCAAATGCGTCAAATCCATTTTCTTTTGCGTATTCCACCGTATATTTTAATCGTAACGAATAACAATCGACACAACGATCATTGCCTTCGTACTGAACATTTTTTAAAAAGTCTCTAAGCCCATATTCTTCCTGGAATACAACGGTAATAGGATCATTTTCCTGAAAAACACGCACCGCTTTCAACCTTTTTCTGAACTCAAGCAAGGGATGTATGTTTGGATTGTAAAAGAGCCCGGTTACCTTATAGCCTTCTTTTCTTAATTCTAGCAGAGGCGCACACAAACAACATGCGCAACAAATGTGTAATAATAGATTCATTTAAAATACAGGCTGTTTAAAACAGTTTTTTTTGGCGCCCCGTTCCCCCCGTTTGATAACCGAGATGTTCATAAGCCAGTTTAGTTGCAATTCTCCCGCGCGGTGTTTTATCTATATACCCCTTTTGAATGAGAAATGATTCGTAGACCTCCTCAATGGTATCTTCCTCTTCACTTACAGAAACAGCGATGGTTTTCAAACCGACAGGCCCACCACCGTAGCGAACAATCGTTTCAAGGATTTTCCGGTCCATATCTCCCAGGCCGTTTTCATCAACTCCCAGCATTTCCAATCCCATTTTGGCTACCTCCTCAGTAATGATGTCGTTGCCGCGAACCTGGGCGACGTCCCGAATACGCCGAATAAACCTGTTGGCAATTCTTGGGGTGCCACGAGCCCGCTTTGCAATAGTTTCCGCACCCTTCCCGTCTATTTGAACGGAGAGAATGCGCGCTGAATTGCATACAATTTGATAAAGATCCTCCCATGGATAAAACTCCAGTTTTTCTAATACACCGAAACGTGAGCGAAAAGGCGCAGTAAGCAGTCCTTCGCGAGTAGTTGATCCTATAAGAGTAAATTTAGCCAGATTGATTTTCACTGACCGCGCATTCGGTCCCTGATCAATAATAATATCAATAGAAAAATCTTCCATAGCTGAATAAAGATATTCTTCTACCGTTGTATTCAGCCTGTGAATTTCGTCAATAAACAAAATATCCCCTTGTTGCAGGTTGGTCAGAATACCCGCGAGATCTACCGGCTTATCCAGTATGGGACCAGAAGTTGTTTTAATGTTAGCATTAATTTCGTTAGCAATAATTTGCGATAAGGTTGTTTTTCCCAAGCCAGGTGGCCCGGAAAACAAAATATGGTCCAGGTGTTCTTTCCTCTTTTTTGCAGCTTCAATATAGATAAATAGATTTTCTTTTATCCTGTTCTGCCCGATAAATCCATCGAATCGCCTGGGCCTAAGCGTAAGATCAAAATTAGTATCTTCAGAGATTGCCGAGGAGGATAAAACTCCTTCATGTAACATACTTGGCCCTGCTTTCATTATGGTTTGAAATCACACACAGGAATAATTCACACTTTATATTTCAATGCTTCTCTTATGAGCGCTTCAAGAGTATCGATTGTTTTTAATTTTTTTGTTGCTTCATTTACGGCCTTTTCCGCCACCTGACGACTATAACCCAGAGATATTAATGCCATAACAGCATCTGCAGCAAAAGGCTTGCGTTGACTATCAGCAGCCGTTGACCTTTCTTTGATAATTTCTTTCAGTTCCAATATTATTCGTTCAGCGGTCTTCTTTCCAACCCCCTTGATTTTCCCTAACGCCTGTCTGTCCTCATGGATCACGGCTTGCCGGATATCATTTACCGTACTTCCAGAAAGAATACCAATCGCCAAGGTTGGTCCTACGCCATTTACAGATAGAAGCGACTGGAACAACTCTCTTTCTTCTCCCGTTGCAAAACCAAATAATTTTACCTGATCTTCCCTTATAAATAACTGTGTAAGAATTGTGATTTCACCATGATCGGGGATTTTCTCGTAGGTAGATAGCGGTATGTGCACAAAGTAACCAATGCCTGCAACATCCAAAACCAGCCTGGTAGGAGATATACTCATTACCCTCCCTCGGATGTAATCTAGCATGCATACACCGCCACGGGCGCACAATTATCTGGATACCATCCGAACTTACAGAAATAAGCTATGTTATATTTTTTGCAAGCGGCTACAGACTTCATAAATTCTTCGCACTTTTATCTGCATCATCTCGGAATTTATGACTTAAGGCATTTGTAAATACAGAGCAATGCCCCTCCTGTGCTATTTTTCTCTTTTTTTCGGCGTATCTATTTTGAGCCAAACGTTGTATCTGTAGTTTCATCCTCGAATGCCTGACCTAAACGCAATCCTTTTTGAGACAAAATAGATTTAATTTCATTGAGTGATGTTTCACCAAAATTTTTAAAAGTTAACAAATCGGGCTCCGCAATAGCCGTAAGGTCTCTCAATGTACGAATATTCATCTTTTCCAGACAGTTCCTACTCCTTACGGACAGCTCAAAATCAGAAATAGGAATGTTTAACACCTCACTGTCCTTTCCTTGTTTTTTGGAAACCGTTTCGTCATAGTACATGTCAAGCGAGGCATTTGCATCTTTCAGAAATAATGAGACTCTCTCGTTTGCAGGTTCTACATCATGCACTGCCTGATAATAATAGGCAGCACTATCATAATCACCTTTGTCTTCATACAATATTCCTAAATTAACAAATGCATTTTTATAGGATGGACGTAATTCCGTGCACTTTATATAATACTCAATTGCCTTATCATCTTCTCCGTTCATATCGTAATTAAACGCCATACGGAAAAGTGCTTTCGCATGGTTTGGATCAATTTGAAGTGCCTGCTCGTAATGACTAAATGCCTCCTGATATTCGCCTGAATCTTCAAGGATAAATCCCCACTGGTAATGCAGCTCCGCGTTATCCCCATGGGATTGTGAGAATTTTTTAATTATTTTTATCGCCCCATCGATATCCCCTGCCATTCTTTTTGTTTCAGCTATATCCATAATGACGTCAAACTCTTCCGCATCAGTTTTTTGGGCAC of Candidatus Brocadiaceae bacterium contains these proteins:
- a CDS encoding SpoIID/LytB domain-containing protein, translating into MRDGVQDYGPLLEETPTVRVRVVNTVEKVHITVNGNYQITGSLTNVIEEGQRLQKSVVSVVGGNITIGNKHYDNSELRITSLQQGEIEVNDVRYHGKISILRQFNNMFSIIEEVDIERFVAGVLGREMPQSWDEEALSAQAVAIRTYVMYKKKIRRDETYHLDMPELAYRGTLGETPKTHRIAQETKGVVMTYNWHIFPAYFHSTCGGHTEDVRRVFEEDSTPPLSGVACNYCNNSKYYDWKVDLSKSVIEKKLREGNITVENIRTIRAVNHGVGKHGSQIEIVSANGSKKMNANTFRLLIGPNRLYSTAFSTQNNGGSIHFSGNGWGHGVGLCQYGAQSMAKTGFLWKDILGHYYPKIALVRIY
- a CDS encoding epoxyqueuosine reductase QueH — its product is MNLLLHICCACCLCAPLLELRKEGYKVTGLFYNPNIHPLLEFRKRLKAVRVFQENDPITVVFQEEYGLRDFLKNVQYEGNDRCVDCYSLRLKYTVEYAKENGFDAFASTMLFSLYQNHDQLKVISENLSEQYGIHFAYRDYRHLSDCSRELAKKKMIYRQGYCGCIFSEYERYENTTRELYKGNTCDYKKDRNHRKSLHSKGQLQKCNCFG
- the ruvB gene encoding Holliday junction branch migration DNA helicase RuvB — protein: MLHEGVLSSSAISEDTNFDLTLRPRRFDGFIGQNRIKENLFIYIEAAKKRKEHLDHILFSGPPGLGKTTLSQIIANEINANIKTTSGPILDKPVDLAGILTNLQQGDILFIDEIHRLNTTVEEYLYSAMEDFSIDIIIDQGPNARSVKINLAKFTLIGSTTREGLLTAPFRSRFGVLEKLEFYPWEDLYQIVCNSARILSVQIDGKGAETIAKRARGTPRIANRFIRRIRDVAQVRGNDIITEEVAKMGLEMLGVDENGLGDMDRKILETIVRYGGGPVGLKTIAVSVSEEEDTIEEVYESFLIQKGYIDKTPRGRIATKLAYEHLGYQTGGTGRQKKLF
- the ruvA gene encoding Holliday junction branch migration protein RuvA, with translation MSISPTRLVLDVAGIGYFVHIPLSTYEKIPDHGEITILTQLFIREDQVKLFGFATGEERELFQSLLSVNGVGPTLAIGILSGSTVNDIRQAVIHEDRQALGKIKGVGKKTAERIILELKEIIKERSTAADSQRKPFAADAVMALISLGYSRQVAEKAVNEATKKLKTIDTLEALIREALKYKV
- a CDS encoding tetratricopeptide repeat protein, with product MTTASEDFELNKLLNAETLSREKVVNVRKEVFSTKEHFDELNKRIKMLEDDIKKEHDVNKAKDLTLILALCKWMIGNVNEAIELLGEVKTRKIGAYFLGKCYQEQGKYNQALECFERAQKTDAEEFDVIMDIAETKRMAGDIDGAIKIIKKFSQSHGDNAELHYQWGFILEDSGEYQEAFSHYEQALQIDPNHAKALFRMAFNYDMNGEDDKAIEYYIKCTELRPSYKNAFVNLGILYEDKGDYDSAAYYYQAVHDVEPANERVSLFLKDANASLDMYYDETVSKKQGKDSEVLNIPISDFELSVRSRNCLEKMNIRTLRDLTAIAEPDLLTFKNFGETSLNEIKSILSQKGLRLGQAFEDETTDTTFGSK